GTTCCACACCATCATCTTTCCCGCGATGATCCTGGGGACCGGCGAGCCTTGGAAGAGGGTCGACCGGCTCAAGGCCTTCAACTACATCAACTACGACGGCGGCAAGTTCTCGACCTCGGGCAAGCGCGGCATCTTCATGGACGGCGCGCTCGACATCCTGCCCGCCGATTACTGGCGCTACTACCTGATGGCGAACGCGCCGGAGAGCTCCGACACCAATTTCACCTGGGAGCATTTCGCCGGCATCATCAACAAGGACCTCAACGACGTCCTGGGCAATTTCGTCAACCGGGTGACGAAGTTCTGCGCCGCGCGCTTCGACGGCAAGGTGCCGGCGGAAGGCGAATACGGCGCGGACGAGGCGGCGCTGTGCGCCGAGCTCGACAAGCGCATCGCACAGTACACGGAATTCCTGGAGGCCACCGAGTTCCGCAAGGCGCTGGGCGAGCTGCGGGCGATCTGGGTCGTCGCCAACGAATACATCACGCGCGCCGCGCCCTGGACGCATTTCAAGGCCGACCGCGCCAAGGCGGCCGCCGGGATCCGGATGGGCCTCAACCTCGTGCACCTGTTCGGACACCTGGCCTGGCCGGTGATGCCGGACGCGGCGCGGGCGATTCATGGCGCGATCCAGCCCGCGCCGACGGTCATTCCGTGGCCGGACGAACCGATGACGCGGTTCCTGCGGCAACTCGAACATGGCCAGACCATCCATCCCACGGACGTCCTGTTCGCCAAGATCACGGACGAGCAGATCGCCGAGTGGCGGATCCGCTTCGGCGGGACGGCCGTTTGAGGATCGCGCGTCTCGCGCCGGAGGACGCCCAAGCCGTTCGCGCCGTGCGGCTCGAAGGTCTCAGGAACCATCCGGAGAATTTCGGCACCGATCACGACGAGGAAGCGTCGCAGCCGATCGCATGGTGGCGCGCGCGGCTAAGCCGTCCCGGCGGCGCCGGCTTCGGGGCCTGGGATGGAAGCGGCGGCCTGGCAGGCATCATCAGCTTCAGCCAGGAGGCTCAGAAGAAGCATCGTCACCTCGGCAGCATCGGCGGCTTCTATGTGTGTCCGTCGTATCGCGGCAAAGGTGTCGGCGACGCCTTGATGCGCGCGGCCCTCGACGCGGCAAAGCAGCATGTCGAACACGTCATGCTCACCGTGACCTCGTCCAACCTGGGCGCGATCCGGCTTTATGCGCGGCATGGTTTCACGGTGGTGGGACGCATGCCGGCCTCCATCCGGGTTGACGGTGTCGATCACGACGAGCTGCAGATGTGGCGGAAGGCGTAGTCGGCTCGTGTCAGGGGCCCTTGCCGCGGAGCGCGAGGTCCTTGAGATCCAGCTGCGCTTTGACGAATGGCTGTTCCATCGCATAAGGGCTGTTCTTGGCGCGACACGCGGACGGGTAGGCGACGGTCTGCGAGGTCCCGCGATTGAGCGCAATGATCTGCTCCTGGCAGGCCGCCGTTTCGGACGGGCGCAGCGCGCGGATCCCTTCGGCTCCATACACGACGGCAACGTTGAGATTCCCCACAACGGCCAGTCCGATCACGGCGGCGAATGCGACCTTCGCAACCGCGCCCCAGCGCGGCGCCGTCAGACCGCGGGGATTCTCCGAGGCTGCCCATGCAAAGCCGTAGACCAACAGGATCATCGGGATCAGGGAGCCGCGCATCGCATAGTTGTGGGACACCGGAAAGGAGACGACCGCGGTGCTCAGCAAAAACAATGTCGACGCGACGGCGACCGCACCCAGGGGCGACTTCAGGAATTTCTGCCCTGCCAGGGCGTAGGCATAGAGCGGTAGCCAGCCCACCTCCAGGATCATCTCGAAGGCGACCACGCCGATTCCGACGACGCCCCAAAAAGCGCTGCCATGATGCATGTCGCGCCAGTAGCGATAAACGATGCCGAGCGCCGGTCCTTCGCCGGAACCGGTGTTGCGGTAGATATAGAGCAGCGGCAGCGCGAGCAGCGCGGCGACCGCCAATCCGGGCAGCAGTTGTCGCGGCCGTTCCCGCAAGACGCGAAGAAGCAGCGGCGACAGGGCGACGAAGCCGCCGAGCACGACGAAGAGCGAGGAGAACAGCGCGAAGCCAAGAAGCAGCCCCGCCGCGAGATAGGCCAGGGGAGCGTCCTTCGGCTTGAGCGTCCGCGGCTCGGTGACGAGCATCACGGCGAACAGGACCGCGACGACCGCAGCCAGGTGCTGCGGCACCCACAGGAACAGGCTGGTGACGGAAGAGAACTGATTGCCGCTCCAGAAGGCGCCCTGCCACCACTCGACATCGACCAGTGCATGATGCTTCCAGGCTGCGTAGAGCGCCGCGGCGCCGTCGGGGACCGCGCCGGCGACGAACAGCGCAATGATCGCAAATTTCCGTGCCGGCGGCGGCAGCACATGCCGCTGAAACAGGATGAAAGCGAAGGCGAAAGCGATGCCGATCAGACCGGCATCGAGCGCATAGGTCGCCTTGATCGCGGGTCCGAGGCCGATCAGCTTCAACAGGCCGGATGCCGCAGCGGCGGGAAGCCAGGCGAGATAGTAATAGTGCAAATAAGCGTCCGGCTGATAGTTCAGCCGCGGCGGGAAATGGGCCGTTGTCACGAGGCTTGCGACTTCCTGGAAGTGCCAGGGATCGTCGGTGGTGATGGCGTCGACCAGATGGCCCGTCAGATATTCGTCCGTATAGAGCATCTGTCGAAGCACCGCGATGAGTGCGGCGTAGCCGAGAAACGCCCACTCGTAGCCGGCCAGAGGCGCCGTATCGGATACGACCGCGACCCGCCGGAAAAGCCAGAAGAAGCCGGCCGCCAGCACGACCAGCACGAGCGGCAGGAGGTCGGCCCTGAGCGCGAAGGCGCATAGCAGCGAGCCCGAGCAGAACGCGGCGGCCAGAATCGCAAGGATGAGCGTAACGCTCGTCCCGGCCGCAGATGTCCGTGTGGCGGTGCCGCGATACGTCACGCCGCTCCGATCCGCCGTGTTCGCCATGCAGGAAGACCATCCCATTCCTGGGACCTGTATAGCAGAAGCGCCGCCGCACGGAATGCGGGACGCCGCCTTGTCCGCGAACGCCGGACATTTTTGTGGGGATATGGATGAAATGGCGTTTGGACCGACTCGGTTCAAGGGGTGGCGGAAAAATAGTTCGTAGACGGAATATCCCCCACCGAGGCACGCCACGCCCGCGATACGCCTGGGGATTTCATCGCCGGCCGGGGGATAAGCAGCGGCGCTCCGGCGCGACGGCGATATTTTATTTCAGAGATATTTTGGCGAGGCTATCTTTGACAAACCGAGGGGTATCACTTGGCGCCGGCTTTCAGAAGTTGCAATTCGATGTCGGTATAGCGGATGTCGTCATCGCTATGCCTGAATGGGCTCGTTCGGGCCAATTTCAGCGCCGTGC
The nucleotide sequence above comes from Rhizomicrobium sp.. Encoded proteins:
- a CDS encoding GNAT family N-acetyltransferase, whose protein sequence is MRIARLAPEDAQAVRAVRLEGLRNHPENFGTDHDEEASQPIAWWRARLSRPGGAGFGAWDGSGGLAGIISFSQEAQKKHRHLGSIGGFYVCPSYRGKGVGDALMRAALDAAKQHVEHVMLTVTSSNLGAIRLYARHGFTVVGRMPASIRVDGVDHDELQMWRKA